The Gordonia sp. KTR9 genome contains a region encoding:
- a CDS encoding phosphonate ABC transporter ATP-binding protein gives MSVRSPNPRSVRADVAAQPPVAGDDLVVHVDGLTKRFGNTLAVDGVSLDVRRSELVVLLGLSGSGKSTFLRCLNGLHPASSGVVDVVGRRVDLAGRAEMRALRREVGFVFQHFNLVGRISCLENVLLGGLGRLRCPRYGALTYPKRMRQEALEHLDRVGLADLADRRADTLSGGQQQRVAIARTLMQKPVLLLADEPVASLDPENAGVVMDLLFQVCVEEKLTILCTLHQVDLALGWAHRIVGLRGGQKVLDRSTVGLDRDEVMDVYQRVDPVAASSNAVRRR, from the coding sequence ATGTCTGTGAGGTCACCAAATCCGAGAAGTGTGCGAGCTGACGTGGCCGCGCAGCCACCGGTCGCCGGCGACGATCTCGTCGTTCATGTCGACGGACTCACCAAGAGATTCGGCAACACGCTCGCGGTCGACGGCGTGTCGCTCGATGTCCGCCGCAGCGAACTCGTCGTGCTCCTGGGCCTGTCCGGCTCCGGCAAGTCCACATTCCTCCGCTGCCTGAACGGCTTGCATCCGGCGAGCAGCGGGGTCGTCGACGTCGTGGGGCGCCGGGTGGATCTCGCCGGTCGCGCCGAGATGCGAGCACTGCGGCGCGAAGTCGGTTTCGTCTTCCAGCATTTCAACCTCGTCGGCCGGATCAGTTGCCTGGAGAACGTGCTGCTGGGCGGGCTCGGGCGGTTGCGGTGTCCTCGCTACGGTGCGCTGACGTACCCGAAGCGCATGCGGCAGGAAGCGTTGGAGCATCTCGATCGCGTGGGTCTCGCCGACCTCGCCGATCGTCGCGCCGACACCCTCTCCGGCGGACAGCAGCAGCGCGTGGCCATCGCGCGCACGCTGATGCAGAAGCCGGTGCTGCTGCTCGCCGACGAACCCGTGGCCTCCCTGGACCCGGAGAATGCCGGCGTCGTCATGGATCTGCTGTTCCAGGTGTGCGTCGAGGAGAAGCTGACCATCCTCTGCACCCTGCACCAGGTGGATCTGGCGCTCGGTTGGGCGCACCGCATCGTCGGGTTGCGGGGCGGGCAGAAGGTTCTCGACCGCTCCACGGTCGGCCTCGATCGCGACGAGGTGATGGACGTCTATCAGCGGGTCGACCCGGTGGCGGCGTCGTCGAACGCGGTACGACGCCGATGA